In one window of Saprospiraceae bacterium DNA:
- a CDS encoding methylated-DNA--[protein]-cysteine S-methyltransferase: protein MIVTTYLQTPIGWFEISGSELGVRTVHYCDKPSEPASALPDAHPVAICRNQLEAYFEGTRTHFDVKIDWSGQPEFHRQVWAQLLQIPYGTTTSYSEIAQKLGNPSAVRAVGMANRSNPLAIVVPCHRVIGKAGELRGYFYGLDTKMQLLRHENPSRFAEQGALF, encoded by the coding sequence ATGATTGTCACAACCTATCTCCAAACCCCCATCGGATGGTTCGAAATCAGCGGTAGCGAATTGGGCGTTCGCACTGTGCACTATTGCGACAAGCCCAGCGAACCCGCATCAGCCTTGCCCGACGCTCACCCGGTGGCGATATGCCGCAACCAATTGGAAGCCTACTTTGAGGGCACACGCACCCACTTCGACGTGAAAATTGATTGGAGCGGCCAGCCCGAGTTTCATCGTCAGGTGTGGGCCCAACTCTTGCAAATCCCTTACGGCACCACCACTTCATACTCCGAAATCGCCCAAAAACTGGGAAATCCCTCGGCAGTGCGGGCCGTGGGCATGGCCAATCGCTCCAATCCATTGGCCATCGTCGTGCCATGCCACCGGGTCATCGGGAAAGCAGGAGAGCTGCGCGGCTACTTTTATGGTTTGGATACGAAAATGCAACTGCTCCGACACGAGAACCCCTCCCGCTTCGCAGAGCAAGGAGCACTGTTTTGA
- a CDS encoding arylesterase produces the protein MALTMKPFFPLFLLIFSLFSCKNDAKTPAASDSANAPAEARQDAAPAPRKHIVFFGNSITAAYQLSPEQGFTHLVQMKIDSLGLPYTCVNAGLSGETTADGVSRIDWILEQPIDIFVLELGGNDALRGLPLSESKKNLQLIIDKVKAKYPDCKIIVAGMMAPPNLGSYAKEFHDIFPALAKRNNAALIPFILEGVGGDPSLNLPDGIHPNVEGHRILAETVWQTLRPLL, from the coding sequence ATTGCTTTGACGATGAAACCCTTTTTCCCGCTTTTTCTGCTGATTTTTTCTCTTTTTTCCTGTAAAAACGACGCAAAAACACCAGCTGCTTCGGATTCGGCCAATGCCCCAGCCGAAGCCCGACAGGACGCGGCGCCCGCTCCTCGCAAACACATCGTTTTCTTTGGCAACAGCATCACGGCTGCTTACCAACTTTCGCCCGAACAGGGCTTCACCCATCTTGTTCAAATGAAAATTGACTCGCTCGGTCTGCCTTACACCTGCGTGAATGCGGGGCTGAGCGGCGAGACCACCGCCGATGGGGTGAGCCGTATTGATTGGATTTTGGAACAACCCATTGATATTTTCGTGCTCGAACTCGGTGGCAACGATGCCCTGCGCGGCTTGCCGCTCTCGGAATCGAAAAAGAATTTGCAATTGATAATTGATAAGGTGAAGGCGAAATATCCTGATTGCAAAATCATCGTGGCGGGCATGATGGCTCCTCCCAACCTCGGTTCCTACGCGAAGGAATTTCACGATATTTTTCCGGCGCTCGCCAAGCGCAACAACGCCGCGCTCATCCCTTTTATCCTCGAAGGCGTGGGCGGCGACCCTTCGCTCAATCTGCCTGATGGCATTCACCCCAACGTGGAGGGGCATCGGATTTTGGCGGAAACAGTGTGGCAGACTTTGCGCCCACTTTTGTAG
- the meaB gene encoding methylmalonyl Co-A mutase-associated GTPase MeaB codes for MNYLRTMRRVLPTVETFVQGIRAGNRVVLGQAITLVESARPDHQALAQEVIAELLHPTNSNPIRTDVHPGGQQPATNNPTLRIAVTGAPGVGKSTFIEALGTHLTQQGQRVAVLAIDPTSSVSKGSILGDKTRMEQLSANDMAFIRPSPSGESLGGVARKTRETILLVEAAGYGTVIIETVGVGQSEIAAHSMTDLFLLLLLPGAGDELQGIKRGIVEMADILAVNKADGERMKLANQARAHYLNATHLFPPKPNGWTPKVLTCSAEQGTGIAEIWLTIEAFKAHILDNGFFQENRKQQARYWFKETLQAGIQTAFFSHPKVRKQLETLEPAVLAGQMSPFAAAEAVLKSWSEKF; via the coding sequence ATGAACTACCTTCGCACGATGCGTCGCGTCCTACCCACCGTCGAGACATTCGTGCAAGGCATCCGCGCTGGCAACCGCGTCGTGCTGGGGCAAGCCATCACCTTGGTGGAAAGTGCCCGCCCCGACCACCAAGCACTCGCCCAAGAAGTCATCGCCGAACTGCTCCACCCCACCAACAGCAACCCCATCCGAACGGATGTTCATCCGGGCGGGCAACAACCAGCAACCAACAACCCTACCCTCCGCATCGCCGTCACCGGAGCGCCGGGCGTGGGCAAAAGCACCTTTATCGAGGCGCTCGGCACCCACCTGACGCAGCAAGGCCAGCGCGTGGCCGTGTTGGCCATTGACCCCACCAGCTCGGTAAGCAAAGGCAGCATTTTGGGCGACAAGACGCGTATGGAACAGCTCTCCGCCAATGATATGGCCTTCATCCGCCCCTCACCATCAGGTGAGTCGCTGGGAGGCGTGGCACGCAAAACACGCGAGACCATCTTACTGGTGGAAGCGGCAGGTTACGGCACGGTCATTATTGAAACGGTGGGAGTGGGTCAATCCGAAATCGCAGCGCACAGCATGACGGATTTGTTCCTGTTGCTGCTATTGCCCGGAGCAGGCGACGAGTTGCAAGGCATCAAACGCGGCATCGTGGAAATGGCCGACATCTTGGCAGTGAACAAGGCCGATGGCGAACGGATGAAATTAGCCAACCAGGCCCGCGCCCACTACCTCAACGCCACCCATCTTTTCCCTCCCAAGCCCAATGGATGGACACCCAAAGTGCTGACTTGCAGCGCCGAACAAGGCACCGGCATCGCGGAAATCTGGCTGACCATCGAAGCCTTCAAGGCACATATCCTCGACAACGGTTTTTTTCAGGAAAACCGAAAACAGCAGGCGAGATATTGGTTCAAAGAAACCCTGCAAGCTGGCATCCAAACGGCCTTTTTCAGCCATCCGAAAGTCAGAAAACAACTGGAAACGCTCGAACCCGCCGTACTCGCCGGGCAGATGTCGCCCTTTGCGGCAGCCGAAGCCGTGCTAAAATCGTGGTCGGAAAAGTTTTAA
- a CDS encoding right-handed parallel beta-helix repeat-containing protein → MKNILLLSILLLGALGPRPFAKAPPRQPCRHRQNNGSSWPTPTPTCTPPLPPPSPATRWVAGASTAHGRRQPRLLFPHAQRRAALRRLRRTEANLAQRDWQAHPTVLSGDIGAAGDSTDNSFNILVMGEAADGTLFDGLTFRHGRAEPPILTGFPFPRNACGAAVHINAGGGVAYPVFRNCRFERNHARLHGGAVFVHAAADGSMAVQFLDCVFERNSVGADGGAVYCTGHVGVERVPDFGNCTFTANQAARFGKAVLYKSLSQDDTLQYLNCRFYLNGDSTRWVLENLSGNHSRIDSCLFDGNPSFCFRDDYVTSGNFTQTSHVTNSTFLNGTPFTPYGQKECKIKNCIVRNCVGGISPDGKNKIEVSNCIVDSCLISHAIGAQCAPGGDCEYSNLVIRNNRLVSGDFGIRAFAVCYNTPNVRFRNIEIANHDSMHLYRTAPQYTTSLNFSHLSVVGNRLYYRQNHSSSAPVPTKYRNSVFHANTDIGPLNLFGTYPSVTFDNCALDSLDCSPPNVTCNNTLIGLDPMFVDPDAGDFRLQACSPLRNAGNNLHAANIPTDLAGTPASRRHGGHRRLRNPALALAAEPGVSPACVGGSNGSVAIAPQHGCEPYGVAWQSAPLRRLLSGLAPGNYLLTVTDAWETP, encoded by the coding sequence ATGAAAAACATCCTCCTCCTCTCCATACTCCTCCTCGGGGCGCTCGGCCCCCGCCCTTTCGCAAAAGCGCCTCCACGTCAACCATGCCGCCACCGCCAGAACAACGGCTCGTCGTGGCCGACGCCTACGCCGACCTGCACGCCGCCTTTGCCGCCGCCCAGCCCGGCGACGAGGTGGGTGGCCGGGGCGAGTACAGCCCACGGGCGACGGCAACCGCGACTCCTTTTTCCTCATGCCCAGCGGCGTGCGGCTCTACGGCGGCTTCGCCGCACCGAGGCCAACCTCGCGCAGCGCGACTGGCAGGCGCACCCCACCGTGCTGAGCGGCGACATCGGCGCGGCGGGCGACAGCACCGACAACTCCTTCAACATACTGGTGATGGGCGAGGCCGCCGACGGCACGCTCTTCGACGGGCTGACCTTTCGCCACGGCAGGGCGGAGCCTCCCATCCTGACCGGCTTCCCCTTCCCGCGCAACGCCTGCGGCGCGGCCGTCCACATCAACGCCGGCGGCGGGGTGGCCTACCCGGTGTTTCGCAACTGCCGCTTCGAGCGCAACCACGCGCGCCTGCACGGCGGGGCGGTGTTCGTGCACGCCGCCGCCGACGGCTCCATGGCCGTCCAGTTTCTCGACTGCGTGTTCGAGCGCAACAGCGTCGGGGCGGACGGCGGGGCGGTTTACTGCACCGGGCATGTGGGCGTCGAGCGCGTCCCGGATTTCGGCAACTGCACCTTCACGGCCAATCAGGCCGCCCGTTTCGGCAAGGCGGTGCTGTACAAGTCGCTCTCGCAAGACGACACCCTGCAATACCTCAACTGCCGCTTCTACCTCAACGGCGACTCCACCCGCTGGGTACTGGAGAACCTCTCCGGGAACCACTCCAGGATTGACAGCTGCCTCTTCGACGGGAACCCGTCCTTTTGTTTCAGGGACGATTATGTCACCTCCGGGAACTTTACCCAGACCTCGCACGTGACGAACTCTACGTTCCTCAACGGCACACCGTTCACACCTTACGGGCAAAAAGAGTGCAAAATCAAGAATTGCATCGTTCGCAACTGTGTCGGTGGAATATCTCCTGACGGAAAGAACAAAATAGAAGTTTCCAATTGCATCGTGGATTCCTGCCTCATCTCTCACGCGATTGGCGCGCAATGCGCGCCCGGCGGTGACTGCGAGTATTCCAACCTGGTCATCAGGAACAACAGGCTGGTTTCGGGCGACTTCGGCATACGGGCCTTCGCCGTCTGCTACAACACGCCCAACGTGCGGTTCCGCAACATAGAGATTGCCAACCACGACAGCATGCACCTGTACAGAACGGCCCCCCAATACACCACCTCGCTCAACTTCAGCCACCTCAGCGTTGTCGGCAACAGGCTCTACTACCGCCAGAACCACAGCTCGTCCGCCCCCGTCCCGACCAAATACCGCAACAGCGTCTTCCACGCGAACACGGACATCGGGCCGCTCAACCTGTTCGGCACCTATCCGTCGGTGACCTTCGACAACTGCGCCCTCGACTCGCTCGACTGCTCCCCGCCCAACGTGACCTGCAACAACACCCTTATCGGCCTCGACCCCATGTTCGTCGACCCCGACGCGGGCGACTTCCGCCTCCAAGCCTGCTCGCCCCTGCGCAACGCCGGCAACAACCTCCACGCCGCCAACATCCCCACCGACCTCGCCGGAACCCCCGCATCCAGACGGCACGGTGGACATCGGCGCCTACGAAACCCCGCCCTCGCCCTCGCCGCCGAGCCGGGGGTGTCGCCCGCCTGTGTCGGCGGGAGCAACGGGAGCGTTGCCATCGCCCCGCAACACGGCTGCGAGCCTTATGGCGTGGCGTGGCAGTCCGCCCCTCTCCGGCGACTCCTCTCCGGCCTCGCGCCCGGCAACTACCTGCTCACCGTCACCGACGCCTGGGAAACTCCCTGA